Within Streptomyces antibioticus, the genomic segment CCGTCGGGCACCGCGCCGCGGAGGGAACGCGAGCCGTTTCCCCCGACCGAGTACGACGGCTGAGAGAGCACATTCCGCTCGCTCTGCTCAACGGCGGTGATCTGCGAGCGAGTTGACCGGCCGCCCGGCGGATCCGCTCCGTCGGGCGGCCGCGGCCGCTACAGGTGCACGCCGTGCCGGATGCGTCCCCAGCGCTCGTGGAACTCTTCGCGGCGCTCCGCACGCTTCTCCGCGCGCAGTTTGGCGGACGCGGCGTCCTGGGCCGCCTTGGCCGCGGCGGCAGCGGCCTCGATCTCGTCCAGTACCTCGTGGGCCGGCCGTCGGGTCACGGTGCCGCCGTCCGCTGCCGCATCGGTGTCGATGACGCTCTCGCGGGTCTCGGTGACGTCGGTGATCAGCGCGTTCCTGCCCGGGGGGACCGTCTTGGTGAACGCGCCGATGACGGCGTCCGTCTCGGACGCCTTGTCCGCGTCGATCGCGCCGCCGATCAGCGCGCCCGCGCCCCAGCCCAGCAGCAGCCCGAACGGGCCGCCCAGGATGCCGACCAGCAGGCCGATCAGGCTGTCTTTGGTGATCCCTTCCCCGATCTGGTGGTCCGTCCCGTCCGCGACGTCGAGGGAGCCGTCGGCCTTCCGCTCGACGATGACGGCGGCGTGGACGTCGATCAGGCCGTCTGCGTCGGCCTTCTTCAGTTGGGACAGCGCACGGTAGGTCCTGTCGCTGTCGTCGAATCGGATGACTACCACGTTCCGGGATCGCGTCGTACTCATGACTCCCTCTCCGGTGCGGACTTGGCAAGCGCGGCACGCGGGCGGTCGAAGGCCCGTGCCGCGCACAGCAGAAGCTAGGCCCGCCGGTCGTCGCTCATGGCGCGGCGGCGCAATCTTTGGGCGGGGCGACAACGCCGGTTATGCGGGGAATCAGAATCGATCGGCCCGGCTGCCCCGAGTGGTGCGTGTCGCTAGCTTGGTGGGGTGGGCCGGGCCGCGGACGCACGGGGCGAAGGGAGTCCGGACATGAGCGATGAGGATCTGCGAACCGTGACCGTGAGCGAGTTCGTCGGGGCGTCCCCAGCAGGCGTGGACGACGGGCTGCAGGGACCGTCGTTGCGGGCGCGCGCCCGGCTTCGGGAACTGGTCCTCCAATTGCGCGACGACCTGCCCTCGATCACCGATCCGCACGCGCGGAATCTGTTCGCCACGACCGCGGATCTGCTCGTCGCCCTCGACGAGGCGTTCGCGGACGCGCAGGCGCGGGCGGCCGGGACTCGCTCAGGTCTGTAGCCGGTGGTTCTCTCCCGCTCTCGGCTCAGTTCCGGTTGTCGGGGCTGAGGCGCACCGCGTCGGCCGCCGTGACCAGTTCGGCCAGGGACCGTGGGTCGCTCAGTGAGCGGCCCGTGAGTTCGCGGAGCCGGCCCAGGCGGTAGCGGACCGTGTTGGGGTGGCAGTGCAGGACCCGTGCGGCGCGGTCCGCCGATCCGGCGTGGTCGACGAAGGCGTGCAGGGTGTGCAGGAGCGCGTCCCGGTCCTCCCGCGGCAGTTCGAGTACGGCGCCCAGAACTTCCTTGGCCAGACGGCGCCCTTCGTCGGGGTCGTAGGCGATCAGCGCGGCGAGCGGGCTGGCGCTGAACAGGTGCACCTCGGTCTTGCCCGGCGGGAGTTCGGCGAGCGCGCACCGGGCAGGTGCAGGGCGCGCGGTGTCTCGGCGAGCGAGGAGTAGGAGGGGCTCACGCCGGTGCGGGCGCCGGCCGATTCGCGCAGGACGGCCAGGATGGCGTCCAGTTGCTCTTCGCGCAGGGTGATCACACCGGCCTGGAGGGTGGGGGTGAGCTGCCAGGCCGAGACGACGCCGATCTCGGCGAGGTGGTGCTCCACCCCGACCAGGCTTTCTTCGGCGAGGCCGGCGGTTTCCGCGGCCACCACCATCAGCCTCGTGTCGAGGGGCAGGCCGAGCAGTTTGCCCACCTCCCAGGCGCCGGAATCGACCACCACCTGTCCGGTGAACAGCGCCCCCACCAGCGCCGACCGGCGTCGCTGCTGCGAGGCGAGGATCTCGGCGGTCGCGGCGCGGTACGCCTCCGTCAGCGCGAGGGCGTGTTCGTCGGAGAGCCGCCACAGTGTGCTGGACGCGTCGATCAGCGCGTCCAGGACGGCCGGCCGGGCGCTGCCGCGGGCGTGGTCGAGCAGCATGTCCCAGAGCATGGCGCACCCGAGGCGGTAGCAGCGCAGCACCTCGGGCAGCGGAGCGCGCTGATGGGCGCGGCGTCGGCCCGTCTCGGAGGGCGCCGTCAGATCGGGCGTGTGGTCCGGGTCCGCGAGGCCGCTGACGATGAACTGGAGATTCAGCGCGACGGAGCGGTGCAGGTCGTCGTGCGGGACGATGTCGTCCGTCTGGTAGAGGTCGATACGGTCGCGCGCGACGGCGCACACCTCTTCGATCAACGTGGGCAGCTTCCGCTCGGCCCACGCGGCCAGATCCGTCAGCGCGGCGTTCCGTGCCCGGCCGCGTCCGTCTCCGGCGGTTCGATCAGTCATGAGTGCTCCCGGTCCGACCACCACCGATGCTACCGGCCGGCGTGCGGCGGCACTCCGGTGCGAAACGGCGACGACCGCCCGGCGGCGACGCGATTTTCCGCGGACCGGCCAGGCTCGCGGTAAGCGTTCGCTCAGCCGCGTTCGGTGTGGTCAGCGGGGTCGTGAGAGAGGCAGGGGAACCTGATGCCGGTCGTCCACCGACCGGCTGTACTACCCGCTCCACGCCGCCTGCGTCGACCTCGGCATCCCCTTCTGCACCCAGGTCGGGCAGACCGGTCCCCTGCGGCCTTCCGAGACCGGTCGCCCATTCCGTACATCGATCAGGTCGCGCTCGACTTCCCCGAACTGACCATCGTGTGCGGGCACATCGGCTGTCCGTGAGCTGTTCCTGTCCGGCAAAGCACGGCGGGGCTTCAGCCTCTGACCGGCGTGAGGAGGTCCGGCACGATGTTGCCGCCTACACCTGTGTCACCTGCACACCCCGGTCGCGAAAGCGTCGAACGTCCTCCTCGGCGGCCTCGGTGTCCGTGATCAGGACGTCGATCTGGGTCACCGGGCAGATCGAGGCGAAGGCCCGCCGGCCGATCTTCGAGGAGTCGGCGACGACGACCACCTTGGCCGAACGGCGGGCCAGCAGCCGGTTGATCGCGGCCTCGCCCTCGTGATGCGCCGCCGCCCCCGAGTCGGGGTCGATGGCGTCGACGCCCAG encodes:
- a CDS encoding DUF1269 domain-containing protein, which gives rise to MSTTRSRNVVVIRFDDSDRTYRALSQLKKADADGLIDVHAAVIVERKADGSLDVADGTDHQIGEGITKDSLIGLLVGILGGPFGLLLGWGAGALIGGAIDADKASETDAVIGAFTKTVPPGRNALITDVTETRESVIDTDAAADGGTVTRRPAHEVLDEIEAAAAAAKAAQDAASAKLRAEKRAERREEFHERWGRIRHGVHL
- a CDS encoding PucR family transcriptional regulator, whose amino-acid sequence is MHLFSASPLAALIAYDPDEGRRLAKEVLGAVLELPREDRDALLHTLHAFVDHAGSADRAARVLHCHPNTVRYRLGRLRELTGRSLSDPRSLAELVTAADAVRLSPDNRN